The Verrucomicrobiia bacterium nucleotide sequence AATCCAGTTTGCTGTGTTTGGCTGGAGGTGCGGCCGTGGCGACCGCATCCCGGCAGGGACGGTTATGTGATCATTCATCAGGCTGGCGGCACGCTAATCAGTGCGTCGAATCGGCAGGAGCTTGAGGCAGCTGTGGACAGGTTCATCAAGTCTTCGCGAGTGCGTGACGGCAAGCGTGAGGCTCCTGTGGGGTTGATGACGAGTTATGAAATCGTCAAATGACCTGAACGGCCAACAAGGCGCGATGCATGCGAAAAGGGTCTGAGGTCGGGCAAGGAATTGGGCTTGCTGCGGGTGATAAAGGATATTTCTGCCTGGGGAAAAATTCCGAAGTCCGTCGGGCATTCCGAAGTCCGTCGGGCATTCCGAAGTCCGCCGGGCTTTCGGGCCACCGCCGCCATCAATTGCTCGAAGCGCACGAGTTTAGTGGGCACGATCATCCAGGTGGCACCAAGCGTATGAAAAAATTCATTGTTCCACTCATCGTGGCGAGCGCGCTGGCGGTCGGGGCGCTGGCGGGGTTTCGTTACGCCAACCATCGCGCTGGCTGGGCGGTCACGGACACCATTGCTGCGTATGAGTTTGGTAACGCCGCGGACACCTTCACAGTGCTGCATAACTTGCGCGCGGGTGACACCAACGCCGCCTTTGATTCGTTGGAGGGGGATTTGGATTTGAGCGTTCTCGCGCTGGGCGGAATCCTTGAAGAGTATCCCGCCGTTGAGCACGCCGCGAATTACACGAATCTGCTGCGCCGGATCGCCGCGTATCGTGCGGCGCATCCCTATCATGACGAGGTCACGAACATGGACGCGGCGGTGAAAGAGATTCTGGCCCGGGTGGGCGCAGCGAAATAAGGCGTCTTTGGTCCTGAAGGGAACCCGTCGCCGCAGCGGCGGCGGGAAATGCACTGGCGGAGAGGGGGGGATTCGAACCCCCGATACCTTTTGGGTATTCACGCTTTCCAGGCGTGCGCGTTAAACCACTCTGCCACCTCTCCACCGAAAGCGGCGCCCACTCTGTCGCACCCGCTGTCGGGGTGCAACTTTTTTCAATTCGCAGGCGGGGTTGCTCCCGCGGCAAACAAATCGCGCACGGCAATTTGAAATTCGGGCAGCAGCGGTTCGCTCAAAATTTCGCTCCCGGCCAGAATGCCTTTCAACACGAGCCCGTAGGCGGTGGCGTGGTAAACCTCCACGTTGTCGTAACGCGGGTCCACCATCCACAACCGCGGGAGCCGGGTGTCCTCGTAGATTTGCTTCTTGAGGACGGTGTCGACGCGGTGGTCGTCCGAACTGACGATTTCCACGGCGAGCCAGAGGCGGTTGTTGGCGGTGGTGACCAGGGCGAGGTCCGGCCGGAGGGCGTGCTGCGAATTGAGTTGAATCCGCGTCCGGACGGGCAGGAGGCGGGTGCCGCCCAGGTTGGCCACGCTGGCGAGGAGAGTGGCGTGGAGGCGGGCGCAGAGGCGTTCGTGGCGTTCGCCCGGCGCCAGGCGCAGGTGGGGTTCGCCATACAACAACTCATCGTAAGGCTCGGTCATGCGTGGTGCAGCACGTTACGGAGGAAGCGTCCGGTGTGCGAGCGTTTGTTCCGGGCGACGGCTTCGGGCGTGCCGGCGCAAACAATCCGGCCGCCGCCTTCGCCGCCTTCGGGACCGAGGTCAATGACCCAGTCCGCTTCGGCCACGAGATCCAGATTGTGCTCGATGACGATTACGGTGTGCCCGGCGTCCACCAGCCGTTGAATCACGTCCACCAGCCGGCGCACGTCGGCCATGTGCAGGCCGATGGTGGGCTCTTCGAGAATGAACAGGTTGCGGGCCGGGGATTTCGCGGCCCGCAACGGCGCTTCCGCGGGACCGGGTCGCAGACCGGACAAGAGATGGGAAACGAGTTTCACGCGCTGGGCTTCGCCGCCGCTCAACGTCGGGCTCGTCTGGCCGAGCTTGAGGTAATCCAGTCCCGTGTCGTGGAGCGCCTGCAACGCGCGATGAATCTTGCGGTGCGCCGCGAAGAAGTTCAGCGCCTCCTCGACCGAAAGATCCAGCACCTGGGCGATGTTTTTGCCGGCGTATTGGATGTCGAGCGTTTCCTGGTTGAACCGCGTGCCGTTGCAGGTTTCGCACCGCACAAAGGCCGGCGGCAGGAAGTTCATTTCAAGTTTGATGACGCCTGCGCCTTCGCATTCGGGGCATCGCCCCTGCGCGCTGTTGAACGAGAACCGGCTCCCCGTGTAACCGCGCATCCGCGCCTCCGGCACCTGGGCGAACAACTGGCGGATGTCGTCGAAGAAGCCGACGTAGGTGGCGGGAATCGAGCGCGGCGTGCGGCCGATGGGCGACTGGTCCACTTCATAGACCGCGGCGATGGATTCGCAGCCCGTCAGCCCGGGCAGGCGTTTGGTTCCGGCCGCGGCGCGCGCGGGGCCGCGGCCCTTCTGGAGCGCCGTTTGCAGCGCGGGCAACAGGCATTCGCGAATCAACGTGCTCTTGCCCGAGCCGCTGACGCCGGTGACGCAGATGAACCGGCCCAGCGGAAAACGCACGGTCAGATCACGCAGATTGTTTTTCGCGGCGTGTTGCAACGTCAGCCAGGCGGAACCGGACGGTGCGGCGTTGCGCTTCGCCTGCGGACGTTCGCTGGCTGTGACCGGCCGCCGCGCGCCGCGGGCCGGATAGCGTTTCTCCGCCTGGGCGCGCAGGCATTGGCCGGTGAGGGAATCCTGATGGCGCAGCAGCTCCGGCAACGTCCCGCTCGCCACGACCTGACCGCCGTGAACGCCGGCGCCGGGGCCCAGGTCGATGACGTAATCCGCGCGGCGCATCGTGTCTTCGTCGTGCTCCACCACGAGCACGGAATTGCCGCGCGCCCGCAGCCGTTCGAGCGTGTTGAGCAACTGTTCGTTGTCGCGGGTGTGCAGGCCGATGGTGGGCTCGTCGAGAACGTAAAGCACGCCGCTGAGATTGGAACCCAGCTGTGCCGCGAGGCGGATCCGCTGGCCTTCACCGCCCGAAAGCGTGGGCACGCCGCGTCCCAGTTGCAGGTAGCCGAGCCCGACTTCGTTCAGGAAGCGCAGCCGCTCGTGAATTTCCGGCAGGATGTCGCGGGCGATGGCGGCTGCACGCGCATCGAACTTGAGCGTGGCAAAAAACCGGGCGGCGGCTTCCACGTCCAGGGCGGACAGAACGTCAATGGTCGGAGCGGCACGGCGTGAAGTTCCCGCCAACCGCACGGCGCGGGCCACGGGATTCAAGCGCGCCCCGTGGCATTCGGGGCAAACCTCCCGCTCCTGCGCCCAGCTCCACCAGCTTTCCTCGACCGAATCGGCGTTCGCCCCGCGCTCAACCTCGGGCAGGTAGAACAATTCGCCGAAGCCGCGGCATTTGGGACACCAGCCCGCGGGGGAGTTGTAGCTGAAATTCTTCGGGTCCAGCGGCTCAAAGGCGCGCTGGCACGACGGACAGACGCGTTCGGTGCTGTGCACGGACACGCGGCCGCGCCGGTCCAGCGCGAGCAGGGTGCCGTTGCCCAACTTCAAGGTTTCGGCGATCAACTGAGCAGCCGATTTCTCCGCGGCGACGGGGAGACGCGAAGATTTTGGCCCGCCTTTCCTCTGCGCCGCGGCGCCGCCGGGGTTCAAAATGCCCGTCACCACCTCGACGTCGTGTTCTTTGAAACGGTCCAGACGCAACGGTTCCCGGGTTGGACGCAATTTGCCATCGGCGCGAATTTCCGCGTAACCATGCTTGGCGGCCCATTCGCCGACGTCGGTGTGGAAGCCCTTGCGCCGTTTGACCACCGGCGCCAGCAGGCGGAGCGGCCCGCGCGGCTTCAGGGCTGCGCGCAGCTGCGCTTCAACTTCGTCATGGGTTTGCGGCCGCACGGCGACCTGGCAATCCGGACAATACTGCGTGCCGAGCCGGGCGAAGAGCAGGCGGACGAAATGATAAATCTCCGTGACGGTGGCGACGGTGCTTTTGCCGCCGCCGCGCGTGGTGCGCTGTTCGATGCTGACCGTGGGCGGCAGACCGTCGATCAGGTCCACGTCGGGACGCGCCATCTGTTCGACGAACTGGCGCGCGTAGGCGCTCATGGAGTCCAGGAACCGCCGCTGGCCCTCGGCAAAGATGAGATCGAAGGCGAGCGTGCTCTTGCCCGAGCCGCTGACGCCGGTGACGACGACGAACTTCCCGCGCGGAATGGCGAGCGAAATGTTCTTCAGGTTGTGCTCGCGGGCGCCGAGGATTTGGATGGTGTCTTCGCGGTTCACTTCACAATGAGGAAAAAGCCGGTGAATTGATAAGCCTCGTGCAGGTCGGCCGGCGACATGATTTCACGGCCTCGCATCGGGTCGCCAACAATGTAATTGGAGCCATCCCGACCGAGGATGGGAATGAAATGTCCGGTGCCGTAGCCCGCCGTCACGCCGGCAATCGCAGGATAGGGCAGGGCTTCGCCGGTGGGGGAGCGTTCCGCGAATTCCGCGGTCAGCCCGTGTCGTCGCAGCGCGCGCGCGAGATACCAGTTTTCGGTGCCGCGCTCGGACGTAAAGCACTCGTGCGCCAGCGTGTGTTCATCCAGGTTCACTCCGGCCAGGCGGGCCAGGGTGGCGGCGCTGGCCGGGCCGCAAGTTGAGGGCGTGGATTGGCGGCAGACGCCCTGTGTCCAGCCGTTGGACGAAGCGGGCAGGTGCAGGGGGCGCAACACGGGCTTCAAGTAGGGCAGGCACAGGGCAAAGCCAAAAATCACGGGAAAACCGAAGGCGCTGGTGGCTTTTTGCAGCCGTGGCCGGCGGGTTCGGGTGCTCTGCAACATTCCGGCCAGCAGTCCCATGCCGGCGCCAGTCAGTTCGGTGCCGGGCATCGCGCGAAAGCGATACAACCAAAGCGGTTCACCGAGGAGTTTGAAGTAATACAGCGCGAAGACCAGGCCGGGCAACGCCAGCACGACGGCCGTGGCCCAAAGGAGGGCCGGTGAGCTGGACGATTTCCGGGCCAGCCAGTTTCCCAGCAGAAAAAGCAAAACGCCCAGGGCGGCGGTTGGCCAGAACAGGGGGTTCATGTGCGTTTGGCCTTTCCCTGTTCGCTGGCGCGTAGTTCGCCCAGTAAAAATTTTCCGGTGTGACTGGTGGCGCAGCGGGCGATGTCGGCCGGGGTGCCCGTGGCCACGACTTTTCCCCCGTCAACTCCCGCTTCCGGCCCCAGATCAATGACCCAATCCGCCGCCCTGATGACGTCCAGATTGTGCTCGATCACGAGCACCGAATGCCCGGCCGTTACGAGCCGTTGAAAAACCGCCAGCAGCACGCGCACATCGTCGAAGTGCAGGCCGGTGGTGGGTTCGTCAAAGATGAACAAGGTGCCGTGGGTGGAACCGGCCGGTTGGACGGACTCCCCGAGGGCGGCTTCGGCCAGGTGCGCGGCGAGCTTGAGGCGCTGGCTCTCGCCGCCGCTGAGCGTGTTGATGGGCTGGCCCAGTTGCAGGTAACCGAGCCCCACATCCTGCAACAATCGCAGCGCCGTGATCGCGCGGCGGGCGGGTTTGGAATCGGCAAAACTGCCGAAGAAACCGGCGGCTTCATCGACCGTGGCTTCCAGGGCGTCTGCAATCGACCACTCCAACGCGGTCGCGGCGACGGCAGGCGTGGAGCGGATTTTGACCTCGAGAATATGCGGGCGGTAACGCCGGCCGTTGCAGTCCGGACAGCGGATGAACACGTCGCTCAGGAACTGCATTTCAATCTTTTCAAAGCCGGCCCCGCGGCAGCGTTCACACTGGCCCACGGCCGAGTTGAAGCTGAACGCGCTGGCGTTCAGGCCGCGTTGGCGGGCCGCTTCAGATTGCGCGAACACCTCGCGAACATGCTCGAAGGCGCCCGTGTAAACGGCGGGGTTCGAGCGCGGCGTCTTGCCCAGCGCCGACTGGTCCACCAGCAGCACGCGCGCGAGCGGTTTGGCGCCGGTGAGCTGATGCGCGGCCGGCCCGGCACTTTCAGCTTCGGGACCCTCCTCGCGTTCGGTGACATCAAGCCGGTCGGATGCCTTGGCCAGTTCCCGGTCGGCGCCCAGCGCGGCCTGCACGGCGGGAAAAAGGAGTTCGCGAACCAGCGTGGTCTTGCCGGAACCGCTCACCCCGCTGACCACGACCAGCCGGCCCAAGGGAATTTCCACCGTGACGTCATTGAGATTATGGCGCGTGGCGTGGCTGAGCTTGAGCCGCGGGGTGCTCTTGTCCGTGGGCCGCAACTGCGACGGTTCAACGCGCTTGCGTTCGCTGAGATATTGGCCGGTCAGACTGCTCCGGCTCTTCAGAATCTCACGGAACGTCCCTTGGAAGACGAGTTCGCCGCCGGTGGCGCCGTGCCCGGGGCCAAGATCCACAATCTGGTCCGCGGCGCGCATGACGCTGGCTTCGTGTTCCACAACGACCACGGTGTTCCCGTGATCGCGAAGCTGTTCGAGCAGCCGCACCAGCCGGGCGGTATCGCGTGGATGCAAACCGACGCTGGGCTCATCCAGGACGAACAGCGTGTTGACCAGCCGCGTGCCGAGGCAGGTGGTGAGGTTGACGCGTTCCGTTTCGCCGCCGGAAAGTGTGCGCGTCGGGCGGTCCAGCGTCAGATAACCGAGGCCGACCTCGACGAGGTATTGCAGGCGGGCGCGGACTTCATCGAGCGCGACGGCGAGCGCGGATTGTGCGTTGCGCTGGGCCGCAGGTTGCGTTCGGGCGAGCGATTCGACCAGGGCCAGCGCGTCGGAAATGGGCAGCGCGTAAAAGTCGGCCAAACTCAGCGACGCAGGAGGATGAAAGCCGGAGGCTGGATTTTTATCGTCGGGGTTATCCTCCCGTTTCACCCGGCCGGCTTCACTTGGGATTCGATAGAGCAGGGCGTCGCGGTTCAAACGGCCGCCGTGACATTCCGGGCAGCGCGTGTAGGCGCGGTAACGCGACAGCAGCACGCGCACGTGCATTTTGTAGGATTTGCTCTCCAGCCAGCGGAAATATCCCTTCACGCCATACCAAGCCCGCGGCCATTCGTGGTCCCTGTCGCTGCCGTAACCGGGGTCGCCGTTGATGACCCAGTCCTGGTGCGCGGCGGACAACTGATTGAACGGGACGTTCGTCGGGACTTTGCGGAGCCTGCAGAACTTGAGCAAGTCCGCCTGGCACTCCGCGCTGAAGCCGCTCTGCCAGGGACGCACGGCGCCTTCGGTGAGCGTTTTGCGGCGGTCGGGCAGGGCGAGGTCGTAGTCAATCGAGATGATGCGCCCAAAGCCCTTGCACGCCGGACAGGCGCCGAGCGGATGATTGAAGCTGAACAGCGCAGGCGACGGCTCGCGGTAATCGAGATCGCATGTCGCACAGTGAAAACCCTGGCTGAATAAACGCGGCCCCCGGAGCGCGGCGGGCGGAACGGATGCGTCCAACTCCCAAATCGCCAGTTTGCCCTTGCCGAAGTGATACGCCTGTTCGCAGGCCTCGACGAACCGGGCGCGGTTGGCGGCGGCGAGCCTGACGCGGTCCTGGATGATTGTGAGTGCGGCCCGCGGCGGGCGCAGCGCGGCATGGGCGGCGGCCTCGTCGAGGCGGATGATTTCTCCGTCAATCAGGAGCCGTTGAAATCCTTGTTTCGCGATCAGCGCGAGGGATTCCTCCAGCGAAAGCTTTTCCGACAAGGGCACGTCAAAGGTGATCAGCCATTCCGCATTTCGCACTCCGCACTCCGCACTCAACCGCTCCCAGATGAATTGCGGCGGCTCCTTGCGCACCGGTTGTCCGCATTGACGGCAGTGCAGCCGGGCGAAACGCGGCCACAGGAGCTTCAGATAGTCGCAGATTTCGGTCATGGTGCCGACCGTGGAGCGGGTGGTGCGGACGGCGTTGCGTTGTTCGATGGCGATGGCGGGCGGAATGCCGGTGATCTGGTCCACGCGCGGCTTGTCCATGCGGTCGAAAAACTGCCGCGCGTAGGGCGAGAAGGTTTCGATGTAGCGGCGCTGGCCCTCGGCGAACAAGGTGTCGAAGGCGAGCGAACTCTTGCCCGACCCGCTCAAACCGGTGACGACGATGAGCCGGTGGAGCGGCAGATCGAGGTCGAATCCCTTGAGATTGTTGTGGCGGACACCGCGGAGATGGATGTGGCCGCCAGCCTTCGCCTGTGACATCGCCGCGGAATGTAGCGGCGGGCGGAGGCGTGTCAAATTCCGGCGCCGTCTTTTGCATCCGGTCGGACGGAATGCGGGAGCCGCAACGAAAGCGCCGGCGTCGCCCCGGAGGATTCCGGGACAACGCCGACGGGCGAAGTGACCACGAACAGGGGGTCAGCGGTTGCCGCGGTGGCCGTAATCCTCTTTCTCACGGGCCGGATAAAGACTGCCGAACAGGCCATGAGCCTCGCCGCCGGGGCCGGCCGTGAAATAGACCGCATCTTCATCGCCCCCACGGTCGCCGTTGCCCACCAGCAACGCCCAGAGTCCCTCAATGACGATCGGCCCCTCGTGTTCGCCTTTGAGATAGCCGCGGAATTTGCCTTCGGCGTCGAAGGTCATGATGGTGCCGCTGCCGAAATTGCCGACGAGCAATTCCCCGGCGTGTTTGCCGAATGATGCCGGTGCCAGGGCCAGCCCCCACGGCGAATTGAGTTCCTGCAACCGCCCGCCGGCGGCGGAACCGGTGGCGAATCGGTGGAACGCACCCGTTTCCGGGTTCAAGACATCGATCAGGCCGTGGCCGCGGCCGGGCACATCATCTTCCTTGTTCGCGTCCTGCATGGCGTAGGTGACAAAGATCAGCCCGTCGAGCGACTGGACGTTGAAGGGCGCATAGCCGGCGGGTGCGTGCGGGTCGGCGAACTGCGCGACCAGTTGCATCGTGCCATTGTAGGCATCGATGGTTCCTTCGGCAAAATTCGCGGCCAGCAACAATGGTCCGTTGGCCGTGTCCGCCAGCGCAACGCCCTTGTAATTCGCGCCCGGGCGGGTGGCCAGCACCTCGGCCGTCACGCCCAGGCTCGTCCGCCAGCCGGAGATGGTTCCATCTTCACTGACGAAAATGAAGGCATTCGTGTTGAAGCTGGCCGTGTTGTTGAACAACTGTCCGGTCAGGCTGCCTTCACCGGGAAT carries:
- a CDS encoding Uma2 family endonuclease — encoded protein: MTEPYDELLYGEPHLRLAPGERHERLCARLHATLLASVANLGGTRLLPVRTRIQLNSQHALRPDLALVTTANNRLWLAVEIVSSDDHRVDTVLKKQIYEDTRLPRLWMVDPRYDNVEVYHATAYGLVLKGILAGSEILSEPLLPEFQIAVRDLFAAGATPPAN
- a CDS encoding excinuclease ABC subunit A, yielding MNREDTIQILGAREHNLKNISLAIPRGKFVVVTGVSGSGKSTLAFDLIFAEGQRRFLDSMSAYARQFVEQMARPDVDLIDGLPPTVSIEQRTTRGGGKSTVATVTEIYHFVRLLFARLGTQYCPDCQVAVRPQTHDEVEAQLRAALKPRGPLRLLAPVVKRRKGFHTDVGEWAAKHGYAEIRADGKLRPTREPLRLDRFKEHDVEVVTGILNPGGAAAQRKGGPKSSRLPVAAEKSAAQLIAETLKLGNGTLLALDRRGRVSVHSTERVCPSCQRAFEPLDPKNFSYNSPAGWCPKCRGFGELFYLPEVERGANADSVEESWWSWAQEREVCPECHGARLNPVARAVRLAGTSRRAAPTIDVLSALDVEAAARFFATLKFDARAAAIARDILPEIHERLRFLNEVGLGYLQLGRGVPTLSGGEGQRIRLAAQLGSNLSGVLYVLDEPTIGLHTRDNEQLLNTLERLRARGNSVLVVEHDEDTMRRADYVIDLGPGAGVHGGQVVASGTLPELLRHQDSLTGQCLRAQAEKRYPARGARRPVTASERPQAKRNAAPSGSAWLTLQHAAKNNLRDLTVRFPLGRFICVTGVSGSGKSTLIRECLLPALQTALQKGRGPARAAAGTKRLPGLTGCESIAAVYEVDQSPIGRTPRSIPATYVGFFDDIRQLFAQVPEARMRGYTGSRFSFNSAQGRCPECEGAGVIKLEMNFLPPAFVRCETCNGTRFNQETLDIQYAGKNIAQVLDLSVEEALNFFAAHRKIHRALQALHDTGLDYLKLGQTSPTLSGGEAQRVKLVSHLLSGLRPGPAEAPLRAAKSPARNLFILEEPTIGLHMADVRRLVDVIQRLVDAGHTVIVIEHNLDLVAEADWVIDLGPEGGEGGGRIVCAGTPEAVARNKRSHTGRFLRNVLHHA
- a CDS encoding cysteine peptidase family C39 domain-containing protein → MNPLFWPTAALGVLLFLLGNWLARKSSSSPALLWATAVVLALPGLVFALYYFKLLGEPLWLYRFRAMPGTELTGAGMGLLAGMLQSTRTRRPRLQKATSAFGFPVIFGFALCLPYLKPVLRPLHLPASSNGWTQGVCRQSTPSTCGPASAATLARLAGVNLDEHTLAHECFTSERGTENWYLARALRRHGLTAEFAERSPTGEALPYPAIAGVTAGYGTGHFIPILGRDGSNYIVGDPMRGREIMSPADLHEAYQFTGFFLIVK
- the uvrA gene encoding excinuclease ABC subunit UvrA — protein: MSQAKAGGHIHLRGVRHNNLKGFDLDLPLHRLIVVTGLSGSGKSSLAFDTLFAEGQRRYIETFSPYARQFFDRMDKPRVDQITGIPPAIAIEQRNAVRTTRSTVGTMTEICDYLKLLWPRFARLHCRQCGQPVRKEPPQFIWERLSAECGVRNAEWLITFDVPLSEKLSLEESLALIAKQGFQRLLIDGEIIRLDEAAAHAALRPPRAALTIIQDRVRLAAANRARFVEACEQAYHFGKGKLAIWELDASVPPAALRGPRLFSQGFHCATCDLDYREPSPALFSFNHPLGACPACKGFGRIISIDYDLALPDRRKTLTEGAVRPWQSGFSAECQADLLKFCRLRKVPTNVPFNQLSAAHQDWVINGDPGYGSDRDHEWPRAWYGVKGYFRWLESKSYKMHVRVLLSRYRAYTRCPECHGGRLNRDALLYRIPSEAGRVKREDNPDDKNPASGFHPPASLSLADFYALPISDALALVESLARTQPAAQRNAQSALAVALDEVRARLQYLVEVGLGYLTLDRPTRTLSGGETERVNLTTCLGTRLVNTLFVLDEPSVGLHPRDTARLVRLLEQLRDHGNTVVVVEHEASVMRAADQIVDLGPGHGATGGELVFQGTFREILKSRSSLTGQYLSERKRVEPSQLRPTDKSTPRLKLSHATRHNLNDVTVEIPLGRLVVVSGVSGSGKTTLVRELLFPAVQAALGADRELAKASDRLDVTEREEGPEAESAGPAAHQLTGAKPLARVLLVDQSALGKTPRSNPAVYTGAFEHVREVFAQSEAARQRGLNASAFSFNSAVGQCERCRGAGFEKIEMQFLSDVFIRCPDCNGRRYRPHILEVKIRSTPAVAATALEWSIADALEATVDEAAGFFGSFADSKPARRAITALRLLQDVGLGYLQLGQPINTLSGGESQRLKLAAHLAEAALGESVQPAGSTHGTLFIFDEPTTGLHFDDVRVLLAVFQRLVTAGHSVLVIEHNLDVIRAADWVIDLGPEAGVDGGKVVATGTPADIARCATSHTGKFLLGELRASEQGKAKRT
- a CDS encoding TIGR03118 family protein, whose product is MGTKSRPPALTLRYCLLISGWEGEAVSVDGRNGFGVTEFVRVVAGAPSKKQRQHIHRMKNIVRLESIPTVPARRRLTGGGWWLALLCAALTAQAEEHFRQVNLVSDLPGVAQLQDDALVNAWGLSAGPTTPFWVSDNGTGVSTLYLVTNDTANVEHVTKLGLTVAIPGEGSLTGQLFNNTASFNTNAFIFVSEDGTISGWRTSLGVTAEVLATRPGANYKGVALADTANGPLLLAANFAEGTIDAYNGTMQLVAQFADPHAPAGYAPFNVQSLDGLIFVTYAMQDANKEDDVPGRGHGLIDVLNPETGAFHRFATGSAAGGRLQELNSPWGLALAPASFGKHAGELLVGNFGSGTIMTFDAEGKFRGYLKGEHEGPIVIEGLWALLVGNGDRGGDEDAVYFTAGPGGEAHGLFGSLYPAREKEDYGHRGNR